In a single window of the Arachis hypogaea cultivar Tifrunner chromosome 6, arahy.Tifrunner.gnm2.J5K5, whole genome shotgun sequence genome:
- the LOC112695389 gene encoding transcription factor MYB4 has product MAKTPCCERMGLKKGPWTAEEDQILISFIHRYGHGNWRALPKQAGLLRCGKSCRLRWINYLRPDIKRGKFSKEEEEAILKLHAILGNRWSAIAARLPGRTDNEIKNFWHTHLKKRIEKSEVHNNGISGSKYSSQIITMPRVVAAIAPSSGSAASSFNDGLSSTSRNRSSSSPNIIAGPGFCSAITSSSGETMGNHNDGSIQLSEEMEFWYNIFIKSGQLS; this is encoded by the exons ATGGCAAAAACTCCTTGTTGTGAGAGAATGGGTTTGAAGAAGGGACCCTGGACTGCTGAAGAAGATCAGATATTGATATCTTTCATTCATAGATATGGCCATGGAAACTGGCGTGCACTTCCTAAACAAGCTG GTTTGTTAAGGTGTGGCAAGAGTTGTAGGCTTCGTTGGATAAATTACCTGAGGCCAGATATTAAAAGAGGGAAATTCAGCAAGGAAGAGGAAGAGGCCATTCTCAAACTTCATGCAATTCTTGGAAATAG GTGGTCGGCGATTGCAGCAAGATTACCGGGTCGTACAGATAATGAAATAAAGAACTTTTGGCACACTCATTTGAAGAAAAGGATTGAGAAAAGTGAAGTGCACAATAATGGCATCAGTGGTAGTAAATATTCCTCACAAATCATCACCATGCCAAGAGTAGTAGCAGCAATTGCACCAAGTAGTGGTAGTGCTGCTTCTAGCTTCAATGATGGTTTATCCTCAACCTCAAGGAATAGATCAAGTTCATCACCAAATATTATTGCAGGACCAGGATTTTGCAGTGCAATAACATCCTCTTCAGGTGAAACCATGGGAAATCATAACGATGGTTCCATTCAGCTCAGTGAAGAGATGGAATTTTGGTACAATATATTCATCAAATCAGGACAGCTATCTTAA
- the LOC112695391 gene encoding uncharacterized protein At5g08430 codes for MSNNSSGGKKRKLYPPKESEDWCFECKDGGEVIVCDRRNCVKVYHSYCVPVTPEKDKSWICAWHYCFECKESAKFYCLGCPNALCKECLASSEFITVKGDKGLCCNCAPLVKIIEQNLELDSQGNKISVNGRDTYEGLFKEYWEIIKLNEGLTSDDISAAETNYNKVVKNSPDQSKVIDVDKESQNDSMSSDGNEAFVYKHNSTKRKQSRSLEFMGWGSKPLLSFLASIGKFSTEPLSQWGIRTLVCEYIEKNNLYLSQDKKKFLLDEKLFPIFGKKVMSKNQIYPLLELHYAEKSGDRDGEESNYESISTPPDKGLSAQTSCRERRLSSSKGKLKLEKEDLSIKASRFASISASNIRLIYLRQRLVLELSKQLESFTGKVVGAFVRVKMDSSDCKQTRSYHLVRVTGVVLEDDVKRILLQVSFMSKAIPISELSDNDFTEQECEDLRLKVKANLLQKLTVVELQEKAKSLHEDITKHWIATRLTYLQNQIDRANLRGRQREKFALLDEREELQQPWKQEELLKRVPSVSPEFTTEPHNDPEEN; via the exons ATGTCAAATAACAGCAGTGGAGGTAAGAAGAGAAAACTCTACCCACCAAAAGAATCCGAAGATTGGTGCTTTGAATGCAAGGATGGTGGAGAAGTCATTGTATGCGATCGCag gaacTGTGTGAAGGTTTATCACTCCTACTGTGTTCCAGTTACCCCTGAGAAGGACAAATCTTGGATTTGTG cTTGGCATTATTGCTTCGAATGCAAGGAATCCGCAAAGTTTTATTGCCTTGGTTGTCCAAATGCTTTGTGCAAAGAGTGCTTGGCTTCCTCAGAATTTATCACTGTCAAGGGTGATAAAGGATTATGCTGCAACTGCGCGCCGCTAGTCaaaattatagaacaaaatttgGAGCTGGACTCTCAGGGG AACAAGATAAGCGTGAATGGAAGAGATACATATGAGGGTCTATTCAAGGAATACTGGGAAATTATTAAGCTAAACGAAGGATTAACTAGTGATGATATCTCTGCTGCAGAAACCAACTACAACAAAGTGGTTAAAAATTCTCCAGATCAAAGCAAAGTCATTGATGTAGATAAAGAAAGTCAGAATGACTCCATGTCATCGGACGGCAATGAAGCTTTTGTGTATAAACACAACTCAACCAAAAGGAAGCAGTCCAGATCACTGGAGTTTATGGGATGGGGATCGAAACCTCTCCTTAGCTTCCTTGCGTCCATTGGAAAATTTAGTACTGAACCATTGTCACAGTGGGGTATACGGACTCTCGTGTGTGAATACATTGAGAAGAACAATCTCTATCTCTCGCAAGATAAGAAGaagttcctccttgatgaaaagTTGTTTCCTATATTCGGAAAAAAGGTTATGTCAAAAAATCAAATATATCCTCTATTGGAACTTCACTATGCTGAAAAGTCGGGTGATAGAGATGGTGAAGAAAGCAATTATGAAAGCATAAGCACTCCTCCAGACAAGGGTCTCAGTGCTCAGACTTCATGTAGGGAAAGGAGATTGTCAAGCTCGAAAGGAAAACTTAAATTGGAAAAGGAGGACTTGTCTATCAAGGCTAGTCGTTTTGCATCCATAAGTGCCAGTAATATAAGACTTATTTACTTAAGACAAAGATTGGTGCTAGAGTTATCTAAACAACTTGAAAGTTTTACGGGTAAGGTTGTTGGAGCCTTCGTTAGAGTTAAAATGGATTCCAGTGATTGTAAGCAGACTAGGTCTTACCATCTTGTGAGAGTTACAG GTGTTGTATTGGAGGATGATGTTAAGAGAATTCTTTTGCAAGTTTCCTTCATGTCTAAAGCCATCCCTATCTCCGAGCTTTCTGATAATGACTTCACAGAG CAAGAATGTGAGGATTTGCGGCTAAAAGTGAAAGCCAACCTGCTGCAGAAACTAACTGTT GTGGAGCTTCAAGAAAAGGCAAAAAGTCTTCATGAGGATATAACAAAGCAT TGGATCGCGACACGACTAACCTATTTGCAAAATCAAATTGACCGTGCAAACCTGAGGGGAAGACAAAGAGAA AAATTTGCCTTACTAGATGAAAGGGAAGAACTTCAACAACCATGGAAGCAAGAAGAGTTGTTAAAGCGAGTTCCTTCAGTTTCCCCAGAGTTTACTACAGAGCCCCACAATGATCCTGAAGAGAACTAA
- the LOC112695384 gene encoding low-specificity L-threonine aldolase 1-like isoform X1, producing the protein MVKRIVDLRSDTVTKPTETMRAAMEGAEVGDDVLEHDPTAFHLESEMAKIMGKEAGLFVPSGTMANLISVLVHCESRGSEVILGHNSHIHIYENGGISTLGGVHPRTVKNNDDGTMDIDLIEAAIRDPKEEIVFPTTRLICLENTHCNHGGRCLSVEYTDRVGQITKKHGLKLHIDGARIFNASVALGVPVDRLVQAADSVSVCLSKGLGAPVGSVIVGSNSFIAKARRLRKTLGGGMRQIGILCAAALVALQENLPKLESDHKKARLLADGLNKIQGLRVCTSSVETNIIYVEIEESSGTTAIKLCKDLEEYGILLKQTGLSRLRVVLHHQISESDVQFALSCFQKAVNGVQNENGN; encoded by the exons ATGGTGAAAAGGATTGTGGATCTTCGATCAGATACAGTCACAAAACCAACCGAAACAATGCGAGCTGCTATGGAAGGTGCTGAAGTTGGTGATGATGTTCTAGAACATGACCCAACTGCTTTTCACTTAGAATCAGAGATGGCAAAGATAATGGGAAAGGAAGCAGGTCTTTTTGTCCCGTCCGGCACCATGGCGAACCTTATATCTGTGCTTGTTCATTGTGAAAGCAGGGGAAGTGAAGTGATTCTTGGACACAACTCCCATATCCATATATATGAGAATGGAGGCATTTCAACTCTTGGAGGTGTGCATCCTAGAACTGTTAAGAACAACGATGATGGAACCATGGACATTGATTTGATTGAGGCTGCTATTAGAGATCCAAAGGAGGAGATTGTGTTTCCAACCACAAGGCTTATCTGCTTGGAAAATACTCATTGCAA TCATGGTGGAAGATGCCTTTCAGTTGAATATACAGACAGAGTTGGACAGATTACTAAGAAGCATGGACTGAAGCTTCACATCGATGGAGCTCGCATATTCAATGCATCTGTT GCACTTGGTGTTCCAGTGGATAGGCTTGTTCAAGCAGCTGATTCAGTTTCA gTTTGCCTATCAAAAGGTCTTGGTGCTCCAGTTGGATCTGTCATTGTTGGTTCCAATAGCTTCATTGCCAAG GCTAGGCGGCTCCGGAAAACGTTAGGTGGCGGTATGAGACAGATTGGGATCCTATGTGCTGCTGCACTTGTTGCTTTACAGGAAAATCTTCCAAAGCTAGAAAGTGATCACAAGAAAGCAAGACTCTTGGCTG ATGGATTGAACAAAATTCAGGGCCTGAGAGTGTGTACCTCTTCTGTGGAAACCAATATA ATATATGTTGAAATAGAAGAGTCCTCAGGAACTACAGCAATAAAGCTGTGCAAGGACTTAGAAGAATATGGTATTCTTCTTAAGCAAACAGGCTTATCAAG GTTGAGAGTTGTGTTACACCACCAAATATCAGAAAGTGATGTTCAGTTCGCCTTGTCCTGCTTTCAG AAAGCTGTAAATGGAGTACAAAATGAAAATGGCAACTAG
- the LOC112695388 gene encoding protein CHLOROPLAST J-LIKE DOMAIN 1, chloroplastic, which translates to MASAVSNALFPNQLTLSHIHTSRHRPQPSPFLLRFHNTWSTRAKLFCSAASAAGAGSSSSNPDGDFNPYEVLGVSPIERFDMIKAAYAKKKKEAEINGDEATASRLEKAYDKLMMAQLTNRKKGVTFGSFKVSKDIKYADKQPIIPWGPRFAKSTTNDTRINLAISAVFTAWILVRRSAEYKPLQFLAFAFVYRLFEKLKSFESPATRTYNEEGEDTGEGLRMGKRLLRSLALVFGCVALSSVGYTIFLNIIEYAGGFIPAALYNSQELIITTSSAVMLYILATYYR; encoded by the exons ATGGCTTCGGCAGTCTCCAACGCACTTTTCCCTAATCAATTGACTCTCTCACACATCCACACTTCCCGCCACAGACCTCAACCCTCTCCCTTTCTTCTCag GTTCCACAATACATGGAGTACCAGGGCCAAGCTTTTCTGTTCTGCTGCTTCTGCAGCTGGAGCTGGAAGTTCCAGCTCCAATCCTGACGGTGACTTCAACCCTTACGAG GTTCTAGGTGTTAGTCCTATTGAAAGATTTGACATGATCAAGGCTGCATAtgcgaaaaagaagaaggaggctGAGATTAACGGCGACGAAGCTACTGCTTCCCGG TTGGAGAAGGCATATGACAAACTCATGATGGCTCAGTTGACTAATCGGAAAAAGGGTGTGACTTTTGGATCATTTAAG GTTTCGAAGGACATCAAGTATGCTGACAAGCAGCCAATTATACCTTGGGGGCCAAG GTTTGCTAAATCAACTACAAATGATACACGCATCAACTTGGCAATATCTGCTGTTTTC ACAGCTTGGATCCTTGTTAGGCGGAGTGCTGAATATAAACCTTTGCAATTTTTAGCATTTGCTTTTGTTTATAGGCTATTTGAGAAGTTAAAATCATTTGAATCTCCTGCAACCCGAACATATAAT GAAGAAGGTGAGGATACCGGAGAAGGCCTGCGTATGGGAAAACGATTGCTTCGATCTCTGGCATTGGTGTTTGGTTGTGTAGCTTTGTCATCTGTG GGATACACTATCTTTTTGAACATAATTGAGTATGCAGGTGGTTTTATTCCCGCTGCCCTTTACAACAGCCAG GAGTTGATAATCACCACTTCATCGGCGGTAATGCTTTATATTTTGGCAACTTATTATAGATAG
- the LOC112695384 gene encoding low-specificity L-threonine aldolase 1-like isoform X2 produces MVKRIVDLRSDTVTKPTETMRAAMEGAEVGDDVLEHDPTAFHLESEMAKIMGKEAGLFVPSGTMANLISVLVHCESRGSEVILGHNSHIHIYENGGISTLGGVHPRTVKNNDDGTMDIDLIEAAIRDPKEEIVFPTTRLICLENTHCNHGGRCLSVEYTDRVGQITKKHGLKLHIDGARIFNASVALGVPVDRLVQAADSVSVCLSKGLGAPVGSVIVGSNSFIAKARRLRKTLGGGMRQIGILCAAALVALQENLPKLESDHKKARLLADGLNKIQGLRVCTSSVETNIIYVEIEESSGTTAIKLCKDLEEYGILLKQTGLSRLRVVLHHQISESDVQFALSCFQLP; encoded by the exons ATGGTGAAAAGGATTGTGGATCTTCGATCAGATACAGTCACAAAACCAACCGAAACAATGCGAGCTGCTATGGAAGGTGCTGAAGTTGGTGATGATGTTCTAGAACATGACCCAACTGCTTTTCACTTAGAATCAGAGATGGCAAAGATAATGGGAAAGGAAGCAGGTCTTTTTGTCCCGTCCGGCACCATGGCGAACCTTATATCTGTGCTTGTTCATTGTGAAAGCAGGGGAAGTGAAGTGATTCTTGGACACAACTCCCATATCCATATATATGAGAATGGAGGCATTTCAACTCTTGGAGGTGTGCATCCTAGAACTGTTAAGAACAACGATGATGGAACCATGGACATTGATTTGATTGAGGCTGCTATTAGAGATCCAAAGGAGGAGATTGTGTTTCCAACCACAAGGCTTATCTGCTTGGAAAATACTCATTGCAA TCATGGTGGAAGATGCCTTTCAGTTGAATATACAGACAGAGTTGGACAGATTACTAAGAAGCATGGACTGAAGCTTCACATCGATGGAGCTCGCATATTCAATGCATCTGTT GCACTTGGTGTTCCAGTGGATAGGCTTGTTCAAGCAGCTGATTCAGTTTCA gTTTGCCTATCAAAAGGTCTTGGTGCTCCAGTTGGATCTGTCATTGTTGGTTCCAATAGCTTCATTGCCAAG GCTAGGCGGCTCCGGAAAACGTTAGGTGGCGGTATGAGACAGATTGGGATCCTATGTGCTGCTGCACTTGTTGCTTTACAGGAAAATCTTCCAAAGCTAGAAAGTGATCACAAGAAAGCAAGACTCTTGGCTG ATGGATTGAACAAAATTCAGGGCCTGAGAGTGTGTACCTCTTCTGTGGAAACCAATATA ATATATGTTGAAATAGAAGAGTCCTCAGGAACTACAGCAATAAAGCTGTGCAAGGACTTAGAAGAATATGGTATTCTTCTTAAGCAAACAGGCTTATCAAG GTTGAGAGTTGTGTTACACCACCAAATATCAGAAAGTGATGTTCAGTTCGCCTTGTCCTGCTTTCAG
- the LOC112695384 gene encoding low-specificity L-threonine aldolase 1-like isoform X3, translating to MVKRIVDLRSDTVTKPTETMRAAMEGAEVGDDVLEHDPTAFHLESEMAKIMGKEAGLFVPSGTMANLISVLVHCESRGSEVILGHNSHIHIYENGGISTLGGVHPRTVKNNDDGTMDIDLIEAAIRDPKEEIVFPTTRLICLENTHCNHGGRCLSVEYTDRVGQITKKHGLKLHIDGARIFNASVALGVPVDRLVQAADSVSVCLSKGLGAPVGSVIVGSNSFIAKARRLRKTLGGGMRQIGILCAAALVALQENLPKLESDHKKARLLADGLNKIQGLRVCTSSVETNIVESCVTPPNIRK from the exons ATGGTGAAAAGGATTGTGGATCTTCGATCAGATACAGTCACAAAACCAACCGAAACAATGCGAGCTGCTATGGAAGGTGCTGAAGTTGGTGATGATGTTCTAGAACATGACCCAACTGCTTTTCACTTAGAATCAGAGATGGCAAAGATAATGGGAAAGGAAGCAGGTCTTTTTGTCCCGTCCGGCACCATGGCGAACCTTATATCTGTGCTTGTTCATTGTGAAAGCAGGGGAAGTGAAGTGATTCTTGGACACAACTCCCATATCCATATATATGAGAATGGAGGCATTTCAACTCTTGGAGGTGTGCATCCTAGAACTGTTAAGAACAACGATGATGGAACCATGGACATTGATTTGATTGAGGCTGCTATTAGAGATCCAAAGGAGGAGATTGTGTTTCCAACCACAAGGCTTATCTGCTTGGAAAATACTCATTGCAA TCATGGTGGAAGATGCCTTTCAGTTGAATATACAGACAGAGTTGGACAGATTACTAAGAAGCATGGACTGAAGCTTCACATCGATGGAGCTCGCATATTCAATGCATCTGTT GCACTTGGTGTTCCAGTGGATAGGCTTGTTCAAGCAGCTGATTCAGTTTCA gTTTGCCTATCAAAAGGTCTTGGTGCTCCAGTTGGATCTGTCATTGTTGGTTCCAATAGCTTCATTGCCAAG GCTAGGCGGCTCCGGAAAACGTTAGGTGGCGGTATGAGACAGATTGGGATCCTATGTGCTGCTGCACTTGTTGCTTTACAGGAAAATCTTCCAAAGCTAGAAAGTGATCACAAGAAAGCAAGACTCTTGGCTG ATGGATTGAACAAAATTCAGGGCCTGAGAGTGTGTACCTCTTCTGTGGAAACCAATATA GTTGAGAGTTGTGTTACACCACCAAATATCAGAAAGTGA